From the genome of Panulirus ornatus isolate Po-2019 chromosome 8, ASM3632096v1, whole genome shotgun sequence, one region includes:
- the Det gene encoding baculoviral IAP repeat-containing protein 5 isoform X1, translating to MSDKDTFEMNTEEKRLKTFKKWPYTADTDISKEKMAAAGFYFIGNKREPDLVKCFVCLKELDGWEKEDNPWEEHKNHAPYCQFIQLNKPENEIKLQEMHVLELHRLINLATKVLTKKIEEFKKQAEKTRHALEDLV from the exons ATGAGTGACAAAGATACATTTGAAATGAACACTGAAGAAAAGAGGTTAAAGACCTTCAAAAAGTGGCCGTATACTGCTGATACAGACATTAGTAAAGAAAAG ATGGCAGCTGCTGGATTCTATTTCATAGGCAATAAGAGAGAGCCTGATCTTGTTAAATGTTTTGTGTGTCTTAAGGAACTTGATGGCTGGGAAAAAGAGGATAATCCTTG GGAAGAACATAAGAATCATGCTCCTTACTGCCAGTTCATCCAACTTAATAAgccagaaaatgaaataaaattacaagagatgcatgtgttaGAGCTGCACCGGCTGATTAATTTAGCT ACAAAGGTTCTGACAAAGAAGATAGAAGAGTTTAAGAAGCAAGCAGAGAAGACACGTCATGCACTAGAAGACCTGGTTTAG
- the LOC139749818 gene encoding NADH dehydrogenase [ubiquinone] 1 alpha subcomplex assembly factor 2: MSGKTRSLFGTAFRHFLNSLKPRQVEGKFVGDDYHGNKYYEIPADPSRGKRHPRRWFVPPVEMRHEQDYMPAEWDAWLRNRRVDPPSELELKENLTVAMMKKANAEKLAEKEGKKHISVAEQSSFPQYDDYEKTPGEGLRHK; this comes from the exons ATGTCTGGAAAAACTAGAAGTTTGTTTGGGACAGCCTTTAGGCATTTTCTTAATTCATTAAAACCCCGTCAGGTTGAAGGCAAATTTGTTGGCGATGATTATCATGGTAACAAGTACTATGAAATACCTGCAG ATCCTAGCAGAGGGAAGCGGCATCCAAGGAGATGGTTTGTTCCACCAGTGGAGATGAGACATGAACAAGACTACATGCCTGCAGAATGGGATG CTTGGTTACGAAACCGTCGTGTAGATCCTCCAAGTGAATTAGAATTGAAAGAGAATCTTACAGTTGCTATGATGAAGAAAGCTAATGCTGAAAAACTTGCAGAGAAGGAGGGCAAGAAACATATTTCAGTCGCAGAG CAGTCATCGTTCCCACAGTACGATGATTATGAGAAAACTCCTGGTGAAGGACTTCGTCATAAGTAA